In the genome of Nocardioides marmoribigeumensis, one region contains:
- a CDS encoding N,N-dimethylformamidase beta subunit family domain-containing protein, protein MTVATVLAPALAGGVAAAALVLAGCTVDPDTDTNARHHSTPTARTSSRPAGTGVTGPGPPVTRPEWTRPGTTEWRADRPAEHQEIQGFTTRAGAPPGTPLVLKVSTAARSFRAGAYRIGAYRGGTSRLVWRSGWVAGTVQPQPRFAAYRTRTIEAPWRTSLIADTYGWPPGFYVLRLTTRSGTDFQVPYVVSSRSSAGTVVLGVPVLTWQAYNLWGGYSLYASLSGDQRAHAVSFDRPYFGVNGFNDFRTSVVPLVVRSEATHVPLSYVANVQLDRRPGLLAGARAYVSLGHDEYWTPGIRRAVQRARARGTNLAFLGANTAYWRVRLGRTGTGPDRLVVGYRSDAVADPALDTSPAEATARFRDPPAAHPENSLTGMLYECYPADADYTVVSPRWWGFRGTGVRAGSSFPMLVGNEADRVYPGPASPRRLQVLSHAPYVCRGVPTTSQSVWFTTASGAGVFTAGTLRWGCAVWDVCDKPLGRRTQEFVRRVTANVLHGLARGPAGRLHPARPNVGAFDLPRTNSVPAS, encoded by the coding sequence ATGACGGTCGCGACAGTCCTCGCACCCGCGCTCGCCGGGGGCGTGGCCGCGGCGGCCCTGGTGCTCGCCGGGTGCACCGTCGACCCGGACACCGACACGAACGCCAGGCACCACTCCACCCCGACGGCCCGGACGAGCAGCCGGCCCGCGGGCACCGGCGTGACGGGCCCTGGTCCTCCGGTGACCCGTCCCGAGTGGACCCGACCCGGCACCACCGAGTGGCGAGCCGACCGGCCCGCGGAGCACCAGGAGATCCAGGGCTTCACCACGCGCGCGGGGGCGCCGCCCGGCACGCCGCTGGTGCTCAAGGTGTCCACGGCCGCTCGGTCGTTCCGTGCCGGCGCCTACCGGATCGGTGCCTATCGCGGCGGGACCTCACGCCTGGTGTGGCGCTCGGGCTGGGTGGCGGGCACGGTCCAGCCGCAGCCACGCTTCGCGGCGTACCGCACCCGGACGATCGAGGCTCCCTGGCGCACCAGCCTGATCGCCGACACCTACGGCTGGCCGCCGGGGTTCTACGTCCTGCGCCTGACGACCCGCTCGGGGACCGACTTCCAGGTGCCCTACGTCGTGTCGTCGCGGTCGTCCGCCGGCACGGTCGTGCTGGGCGTCCCGGTGCTGACCTGGCAGGCCTACAACCTCTGGGGCGGCTACAGCCTCTACGCGAGCCTGAGCGGTGACCAGCGCGCGCACGCGGTGAGCTTCGACCGGCCGTACTTCGGTGTGAACGGCTTCAACGACTTCCGCACCTCCGTCGTGCCGCTGGTGGTGCGGAGCGAGGCCACGCACGTGCCCCTGTCGTACGTCGCGAACGTGCAGCTGGACCGTCGGCCGGGGCTGCTGGCCGGCGCGCGCGCCTACGTGTCGCTGGGTCACGACGAGTACTGGACCCCGGGCATCCGACGCGCCGTGCAGCGGGCGAGGGCGCGGGGGACCAACCTGGCGTTCCTCGGTGCGAACACCGCCTACTGGCGGGTGCGACTGGGGCGCACGGGCACGGGTCCCGACCGCCTGGTCGTCGGCTACCGCAGCGACGCGGTCGCCGACCCGGCGCTCGACACCTCCCCGGCCGAGGCGACGGCGCGCTTCCGCGACCCGCCCGCCGCGCACCCGGAGAACTCGCTCACCGGGATGCTCTACGAGTGCTACCCGGCCGACGCCGACTACACGGTGGTGTCCCCGCGCTGGTGGGGGTTCCGAGGCACAGGTGTCCGCGCAGGCTCGTCGTTCCCGATGCTCGTGGGCAACGAGGCCGACCGGGTCTACCCGGGTCCGGCCTCGCCGCGGCGGCTGCAGGTGCTCAGCCACGCGCCGTACGTCTGCCGCGGCGTGCCGACGACCTCCCAGTCGGTCTGGTTCACCACGGCGTCGGGCGCCGGCGTGTTCACGGCGGGCACGCTGCGGTGGGGCTGTGCGGTGTGGGACGTCTGCGACAAGCCCCTCGGTCGTCGGACCCAGGAGTTCGTGCGACGGGTGACCGCCAACGTCCTCCACGGTCTCGCCCGAGGACCGGCGGGGCGGCTCCACCCGGCGCGTCCCAACGTCGGGGCGTTCGACCTGCCACGCACCAACTCGGTCCCGGCCAGCTGA
- a CDS encoding TolB family protein codes for MAHHVLGLVATLTTLLLSGGLIAPPAQAAVTRTITLSTSASTISLGQTVTLKGAVTRSPVGTPVIIDRRTSTGWAKVKTVRTTTSGGAYRTGVKPSSAGTKTYRARVVAATVNGRRLSGAISPSRQVRVTSVIARTITLDLPPALVAYKTIKVSGTITRTPAGQLVSIECKDPTYGWDACGAGKVTSAGTFTDSEFQVQEVGVVPVRARVPRVTTSAGTLAAATSTTHQLEVYGADNSGPTKLVSVTPKRNYPSEGESLGSSISDSGRYVAFVSDAADLVPGVDPQGHRNVFVRDLQAGTTRLVSVARSGGPMKQVNWYDRVEAEISGNGRYVAFATSSPDLVAGDTNGRDDVFVTDLVGGTTVLASRTDGDALVTGDPVQEYSNLAISNGGRRVLFSSPLDGLVPEDTNGRYDAYVRDLDAGTTTLVSRNGAGQPLSGGGGFYADMSGNGGWVVFSSTSDDIGPAGGTDRRGLYRRNLSTGAVDQVYFTQGDPYTGFPSGGLDVSDDGSAVVFSGNVRTLDDQDDPYFSPTYLWRAGKGTVALSRNRSGVLVSATAPVISGDGSTVAFTSDADDLVAGDDRRDKEPGAYFHAEAYVHDVAGGTTALASVTDRGSWGGAGYFAGASVATGLTSTGSRVTFDSGSQWLIPGSDTNYRFDVFTRALG; via the coding sequence ATGGCGCACCACGTGCTCGGTCTCGTCGCCACGCTCACCACGCTGCTGCTGTCGGGGGGCCTGATCGCTCCCCCGGCACAGGCAGCGGTCACCCGCACGATCACGCTGTCGACGAGCGCGTCGACCATCTCGCTCGGCCAGACGGTGACCCTGAAGGGCGCGGTGACCCGGTCACCCGTCGGGACCCCTGTGATCATCGACCGCAGGACGAGCACGGGCTGGGCCAAGGTCAAGACGGTCCGCACGACCACGTCGGGAGGTGCCTACCGCACCGGGGTCAAGCCGTCCTCCGCCGGCACCAAGACCTACCGGGCCCGCGTGGTCGCCGCCACCGTCAACGGCCGGAGGCTCTCCGGGGCGATCTCGCCGTCTCGACAGGTGAGGGTGACGTCCGTGATCGCCCGCACGATCACGCTCGACCTCCCGCCCGCCCTGGTCGCCTACAAGACGATCAAGGTGTCCGGGACGATCACGAGGACGCCGGCGGGCCAGCTGGTGTCGATCGAGTGCAAGGACCCGACGTACGGCTGGGACGCCTGTGGCGCCGGCAAGGTCACGAGCGCCGGCACCTTCACCGACAGCGAGTTCCAGGTGCAGGAGGTCGGTGTGGTGCCCGTGCGGGCCCGGGTCCCGCGGGTCACCACCTCCGCGGGCACGCTCGCGGCGGCCACGTCGACCACCCACCAGCTCGAGGTCTACGGCGCCGACAACTCGGGCCCGACCAAGCTCGTCTCGGTCACCCCCAAGCGCAACTACCCGTCCGAAGGCGAGTCCCTGGGCTCGAGCATCTCCGACAGCGGCCGCTACGTCGCCTTCGTCTCCGACGCCGCCGACCTCGTCCCCGGTGTCGACCCCCAGGGGCACCGCAACGTGTTCGTCCGCGACCTCCAGGCCGGCACCACCCGTCTCGTCTCGGTCGCGCGCTCCGGCGGTCCGATGAAGCAGGTCAACTGGTACGACCGGGTCGAGGCCGAGATCTCGGGCAACGGCCGCTACGTCGCCTTCGCCACCTCCTCCCCCGACCTCGTGGCCGGTGACACCAACGGTCGCGACGACGTCTTCGTCACCGACCTCGTCGGGGGCACCACCGTGCTGGCCTCCCGCACCGACGGCGACGCGCTCGTGACGGGCGACCCGGTGCAGGAGTACTCCAACCTCGCGATCAGCAACGGCGGTCGACGGGTGCTCTTCAGCAGCCCGTTGGACGGGCTCGTCCCGGAGGACACCAACGGGAGGTACGACGCCTACGTCCGCGACCTCGACGCGGGGACGACCACGCTGGTGAGCCGCAACGGCGCCGGACAACCGCTCAGCGGCGGTGGCGGCTTCTACGCCGACATGTCCGGCAACGGCGGCTGGGTGGTCTTCTCCAGCACCTCCGACGACATCGGCCCGGCCGGGGGCACCGACCGGCGTGGGCTCTACCGGCGCAACCTCAGCACCGGCGCCGTCGACCAGGTCTACTTCACCCAGGGCGACCCCTACACCGGCTTCCCGAGCGGAGGGCTCGACGTCTCCGACGACGGCAGCGCGGTGGTGTTCTCCGGCAACGTCCGGACCCTCGACGACCAGGACGACCCCTACTTCTCCCCGACGTACCTCTGGCGGGCCGGCAAGGGCACGGTGGCCCTCTCCCGCAACCGGTCCGGCGTGCTGGTCTCGGCCACGGCGCCGGTCATCTCCGGTGACGGCTCCACGGTGGCGTTCACCAGCGACGCCGACGACCTGGTGGCCGGCGACGACCGTCGCGACAAGGAGCCGGGTGCCTACTTCCACGCCGAGGCCTACGTCCACGACGTCGCCGGCGGCACGACCGCCCTCGCCTCGGTCACCGACCGCGGCTCGTGGGGTGGGGCCGGCTACTTCGCCGGCGCGTCGGTGGCGACCGGGCTGACGTCGACCGGGTCCCGGGTGACGTTCGACTCCGGCTCGCAGTGGCTCATCCCGGGCTCCGACACCAACTACCGGTTCGACGTCTTCACCCGCGCGCTGGGCTGA
- the panB gene encoding 3-methyl-2-oxobutanoate hydroxymethyltransferase, with protein sequence MSDAEQPAPYGGASSSAPATSTRRKVRTQHLREMKQRGERFAMLTSYDMYTAATFDEAGIPVLLVGDSASNNVYGNETSLPVTVDELIPLVRAVTRSTRYALVVADLPFGSYQASPEQAYLTAVRFMKEADAHCVKLEGGAEMAPQVAKLVQGGIPVMAHIGFTPQSEHTLGGYRVQGRGDASSKVLDDALAMQDAGAFAVVMEMVPGDVAAEVTAKLEIPTIGIGAGNRCDGQVLVWQDMLGLRTGRMPRFVKQYADLHGVMLQAAQAYAADVASGEFPGPEHTF encoded by the coding sequence ATGAGCGATGCCGAGCAGCCCGCGCCGTACGGTGGCGCCTCCTCCTCCGCCCCCGCGACCTCCACCCGCCGCAAGGTGCGCACGCAGCACCTGCGCGAGATGAAGCAGCGCGGCGAGCGCTTCGCGATGCTCACCTCCTACGACATGTACACCGCGGCCACGTTCGACGAGGCCGGCATCCCCGTGCTCCTCGTGGGCGACTCGGCCTCCAACAACGTCTACGGCAACGAGACCTCCCTGCCCGTCACCGTCGACGAGCTGATCCCGCTCGTGCGGGCGGTGACCCGGTCGACGCGTTACGCCCTGGTCGTGGCCGACCTGCCGTTCGGGTCCTACCAGGCGTCCCCGGAGCAGGCCTACCTCACCGCGGTGCGCTTCATGAAGGAGGCCGACGCCCACTGCGTCAAGCTCGAGGGCGGCGCCGAGATGGCACCCCAGGTCGCCAAGCTCGTGCAGGGCGGCATCCCCGTGATGGCGCACATCGGCTTCACCCCGCAGTCCGAGCACACGCTCGGCGGCTACCGCGTCCAGGGCCGCGGCGACGCCTCGTCCAAGGTGCTCGACGACGCCCTGGCCATGCAGGACGCGGGGGCGTTCGCGGTCGTGATGGAGATGGTGCCCGGCGACGTCGCGGCCGAGGTGACGGCCAAGCTCGAGATCCCCACGATCGGCATCGGCGCCGGCAACCGCTGCGACGGCCAGGTCTTGGTGTGGCAGGACATGCTCGGCCTGCGCACGGGCCGGATGCCCCGCTTCGTCAAGCAGTACGCCGACCTGCACGGCGTGATGCTCCAGGCCGCGCAGGCGTACGCCGCCGACGTCGCGTCGGGCGAGTTCCCCGGGCCCGAGCACACGTTCTGA
- a CDS encoding glutamine synthetase family protein has protein sequence MGKQEDFVLRALDERDVRFVRLWFSDVLGFLKSVAIAPAELEGAFAEGIGFDGSAIEGFARVYEADMLAKPDPSTFQILPWRGEGPSTARMFCDIVMPNGSPSYADPRYVLKRTLSNAAKQGYTFYTHPEIEFYLFKNQPEPGVEPVPVDRSGFFDHTATSRGSNFRREAITMLEQMGISVEFSHHEGGPGQQEIDLRYADALSTADNIMTFRTVVREVALSQGMWASFMPKPFTTHPGSGMHTHVSLFEGDRNAFFEAGAEYQLSKSGRQFIAGILRHAAEITCVTNQWVNSYKRLMGGGEAPSYICWGHNNRSAMVRVPMYKPNKGQSTRVELRTIDAACNPYLAFAVVLAAGMKGIEEGYELPAEAEDDVWSLTDRERKSLGIQPLPKTLYEAIAVMEESELLAETLGERVYDFFLRNKRAEWDAYRGQVSIWERDQMLPVI, from the coding sequence ATGGGCAAGCAGGAAGACTTCGTGCTCCGAGCGCTCGACGAGCGTGACGTCCGGTTCGTCCGGCTCTGGTTCAGCGACGTGCTGGGATTCCTCAAGTCGGTGGCGATCGCCCCGGCGGAGCTCGAGGGCGCCTTCGCGGAGGGCATCGGCTTCGACGGCTCGGCGATCGAGGGCTTCGCGCGGGTCTACGAGGCCGACATGCTGGCCAAGCCCGACCCCTCGACGTTCCAGATCCTGCCGTGGCGGGGGGAGGGGCCGTCCACCGCGCGCATGTTCTGCGACATCGTCATGCCCAACGGCTCTCCGTCGTACGCCGACCCGCGCTACGTCCTCAAGCGCACGCTGAGCAACGCCGCCAAGCAGGGCTACACCTTCTACACGCACCCCGAGATCGAGTTCTACCTGTTCAAGAACCAGCCCGAGCCGGGCGTCGAGCCGGTGCCGGTCGACCGCAGCGGGTTCTTCGACCACACCGCCACCAGCCGCGGCTCCAACTTCCGCCGCGAGGCGATCACGATGCTCGAGCAGATGGGCATCTCCGTGGAGTTCTCCCACCACGAGGGCGGTCCCGGTCAGCAGGAGATCGACCTGCGCTACGCCGACGCCCTGTCGACCGCCGACAACATCATGACCTTCCGCACGGTGGTCCGTGAGGTGGCGCTGAGCCAGGGCATGTGGGCCAGCTTCATGCCCAAGCCGTTCACCACGCACCCCGGCTCCGGGATGCACACGCACGTCTCGCTGTTCGAGGGCGACCGCAACGCGTTCTTCGAGGCCGGCGCCGAGTACCAGCTCTCCAAGTCCGGGCGCCAGTTCATCGCGGGCATCCTGCGCCACGCCGCCGAGATCACCTGCGTGACCAACCAGTGGGTCAACTCCTACAAGCGGCTCATGGGCGGCGGCGAGGCCCCCTCCTATATTTGTTGGGGTCACAACAACCGGTCCGCCATGGTCCGCGTGCCGATGTACAAGCCCAACAAGGGCCAGTCGACCCGTGTCGAGCTGCGCACGATCGACGCCGCATGCAACCCCTACCTCGCCTTCGCCGTCGTGCTCGCGGCCGGCATGAAGGGCATCGAGGAGGGCTACGAGCTGCCCGCCGAGGCCGAGGACGACGTCTGGTCGCTGACCGACCGCGAGCGCAAGTCGCTCGGCATCCAGCCGCTGCCCAAGACCCTCTACGAGGCGATCGCGGTGATGGAGGAGAGCGAGCTGCTCGCCGAGACGTTGGGGGAACGGGTCTACGACTTCTTCCTGCGCAACAAGCGCGCCGAGTGG
- a CDS encoding DUF4345 family protein gives MNGLIKLSALALAGIGGVAIAQPERIPALHGGKAETPDARTEVRAVYGGTCLAMAGLLVVRPSSAGTIGSLMAGTAAGRAASIAQEGQASDLTRGVLAAEAAVAAALILGRGQIAAGHAASAISSKAGDAASAVQTAVTR, from the coding sequence ATGAACGGACTCATCAAGCTCAGTGCCCTCGCGCTCGCCGGCATCGGCGGCGTCGCCATCGCCCAGCCCGAGCGCATCCCCGCGCTCCACGGCGGCAAGGCGGAGACGCCGGACGCCCGCACCGAGGTGCGGGCGGTGTACGGCGGCACGTGCCTGGCGATGGCGGGCCTGCTGGTGGTGCGTCCCAGCAGCGCGGGCACCATCGGATCCCTCATGGCCGGCACCGCGGCGGGCCGCGCGGCGAGCATCGCGCAGGAGGGCCAGGCCTCCGACCTCACCCGCGGCGTCCTGGCGGCGGAGGCCGCGGTCGCGGCGGCCCTGATCCTGGGTCGCGGCCAGATCGCCGCGGGTCACGCGGCCTCGGCGATCTCCTCCAAGGCCGGTGACGCGGCGTCGGCGGTGCAGACTGCGGTCACTCGCTGA
- a CDS encoding NAD(+) synthase, which yields MDFRSAYAHGFARVAACTVPVSVADPATNAASVLRTAQECHDEGAAVAVFPELGLSGYAIDDLVLQDPLLDQVRVAVETLVEASRELRPVLVVGAPLAHGNRVYNCAVVIHDGEVLGVAPKSYLPTYREFYERRWYAPGDDRRGDTIRLGDREVPFGPDLLFEATDVPGLVLHVEVCEDMWVPVPPSSEAALAGATVLANLSGSPITVARAEDRRLLVRSASQRCLAAYLYAAGGEGESSTDLSWDGQTMVYEVGSLLGETERFPQGPRRTVVDVDLDQLRQERLRMGTFDDNRRTHAGRGFRTVAFTVDPPAGDIGLRRKVDRFPFVPDDVSRLAQDCYEAYNIQVAGLEQRLRTIGNPKVVIGVSGGLDSTQALIVAARAMDRLGRPRTDILGYTLPGFATGETTKGNAWKLAEALGITFEEIDIRPAAKAMLTDMGHPFADGEEVYDITFENVQAGLRTDYLFRLANQKGGIVLGTGDLSELALGWCTYGVGDQMSHYAVNTGVPKTLMQHLIRWVVSEEIFDDKVNDVLAEIVEQKITPELIPGKDGETEQDTEASIGPYSLQDFTLFHVLRYGFRPSKIAFLAEHAWSDKDRGEWPPGFPEERRAEYSREDVVHWLEVFCKRFFAFAQFKRSALPNGPKVSAGGSLSPRGDWRAPSDGNAAAWLADLERVPS from the coding sequence ATGGACTTCCGCTCGGCGTACGCCCATGGCTTCGCACGCGTCGCCGCCTGCACCGTGCCCGTCTCCGTCGCCGACCCGGCGACCAACGCCGCGTCGGTGCTGCGCACCGCCCAGGAGTGCCACGACGAGGGGGCCGCGGTCGCGGTGTTCCCCGAGCTGGGCCTGAGCGGCTACGCGATCGACGACCTGGTCCTGCAGGACCCGTTGCTGGACCAGGTGCGCGTGGCCGTCGAGACCCTGGTCGAGGCCTCGCGCGAGCTGCGGCCGGTGCTCGTCGTCGGCGCCCCGCTGGCTCATGGCAACCGGGTCTACAACTGCGCGGTCGTCATCCACGACGGCGAGGTGCTCGGCGTCGCGCCGAAGTCCTACCTGCCGACCTACCGCGAGTTCTACGAGCGGCGCTGGTACGCCCCCGGTGACGACCGGCGCGGCGACACGATCCGTCTCGGCGACCGTGAGGTGCCGTTCGGCCCCGACCTGCTCTTCGAGGCGACCGACGTGCCCGGCCTCGTCCTGCACGTCGAGGTGTGCGAGGACATGTGGGTGCCCGTCCCGCCCTCGTCGGAGGCCGCGCTCGCCGGTGCCACGGTGCTGGCCAACCTGTCCGGCAGCCCGATCACGGTCGCCCGCGCCGAGGACCGGCGGCTGCTGGTCCGCTCGGCCAGCCAGCGGTGCCTGGCGGCCTACCTCTACGCCGCCGGCGGTGAGGGGGAGTCCAGCACCGACCTGTCCTGGGACGGACAGACGATGGTCTACGAGGTCGGCTCGCTCCTCGGCGAGACCGAGCGCTTCCCCCAGGGCCCCCGCCGTACGGTCGTCGACGTCGACCTGGACCAGCTGCGTCAGGAGCGGCTGCGGATGGGGACGTTCGACGACAACCGGCGGACGCATGCCGGCAGGGGGTTCCGGACGGTCGCGTTCACGGTCGACCCGCCGGCCGGCGACATCGGCCTGCGCCGCAAGGTCGACCGTTTCCCGTTCGTGCCGGACGACGTCAGCCGCCTGGCCCAGGACTGCTACGAGGCCTACAACATCCAGGTCGCCGGGCTCGAGCAACGGCTCCGCACGATCGGCAACCCCAAGGTCGTCATCGGCGTCTCGGGTGGCCTCGACTCGACCCAGGCGCTCATCGTGGCGGCTCGCGCGATGGACCGGCTGGGCCGACCCCGCACGGACATCCTCGGCTACACGCTGCCCGGCTTCGCCACCGGCGAGACCACCAAGGGCAACGCCTGGAAGCTGGCCGAGGCCCTCGGCATCACCTTCGAGGAGATCGACATCCGACCCGCCGCCAAGGCGATGCTCACCGACATGGGGCACCCCTTCGCCGACGGCGAGGAGGTCTACGACATCACCTTCGAGAACGTCCAGGCCGGCCTGCGCACCGACTACCTCTTCCGGCTGGCCAACCAGAAGGGCGGCATCGTCCTCGGCACCGGTGACCTGTCCGAGCTCGCGCTGGGCTGGTGCACCTACGGCGTCGGCGACCAGATGTCGCACTACGCGGTCAACACAGGCGTCCCCAAGACGCTCATGCAGCACCTGATCCGCTGGGTCGTCTCGGAGGAGATCTTCGACGACAAGGTCAACGACGTGCTCGCCGAGATCGTCGAGCAGAAGATCACCCCCGAGCTCATCCCCGGCAAGGACGGCGAGACCGAGCAGGACACGGAGGCCTCGATCGGCCCCTACTCCCTGCAGGACTTCACGCTCTTCCACGTGCTGCGCTACGGCTTCCGGCCGAGCAAGATCGCCTTCCTCGCCGAGCACGCCTGGTCGGACAAGGACCGGGGGGAGTGGCCGCCCGGGTTCCCGGAGGAGCGACGGGCGGAGTACTCGCGGGAGGACGTCGTGCACTGGCTCGAGGTCTTCTGCAAGCGGTTCTTCGCCTTCGCCCAGTTCAAGCGGTCGGCCCTGCCCAACGGTCCCAAGGTCTCGGCGGGCGGCTCGCTGTCACCGCGCGGGGACTGGCGCGCTCCCTCCGACGGCAACGCGGCGGCCTGGTTGGCCGACCTCGAGCGCGTTCCTTCCTGA
- a CDS encoding NAD(P)H-binding protein, with the protein MKILVTGATGYVGGRLVPVLLDRGHDVRTTTSSPDREQPWWADRVETVVMDALDPQQVADACEGVDAVYYLIHGMGGEDFARTDREAATNMADAVRRHDVGRVVYLSGLVPEVDDEELSAHITSRREVERILSDTPATVVVLRAAVLVGSGSTSFEIIRQVSERLPVHTVPTWMDSLVQPIAVVDVLEALAGALDHEGPSRHYDVGGPEQLRYGALIEQYTKHAGLERPQVEVPLLPTALVGQLVGSLTDVPQLTVEALVESLHHDMVAADDDFLRLLSDSHRLVGLEEAFRRALAEPVSSPEDADPMGPMPQDPVWASGGDERPVAAKVADAVKDVLPRP; encoded by the coding sequence GTGAAGATCCTGGTGACCGGAGCGACCGGCTACGTCGGCGGCCGGCTCGTGCCGGTCCTCCTCGACCGCGGCCACGACGTGCGTACGACGACCAGCAGTCCCGACCGCGAGCAGCCGTGGTGGGCCGACCGGGTGGAGACCGTCGTCATGGACGCCCTCGACCCCCAGCAGGTCGCGGACGCGTGCGAGGGCGTCGACGCGGTCTACTACCTGATTCACGGGATGGGCGGGGAGGACTTCGCCCGGACGGACCGCGAGGCCGCGACCAACATGGCGGACGCCGTGCGCCGGCACGACGTGGGCCGGGTGGTCTACCTGTCCGGACTCGTGCCCGAGGTGGACGACGAGGAGCTGTCCGCGCACATCACGTCCCGCCGCGAGGTCGAGCGCATCCTGAGCGACACACCCGCCACCGTCGTCGTCCTGCGTGCCGCCGTCCTGGTCGGGAGCGGGTCGACGTCCTTCGAGATCATCCGCCAGGTCAGCGAGCGCCTGCCCGTGCACACCGTGCCGACCTGGATGGACTCGCTCGTGCAGCCGATCGCGGTGGTCGACGTGCTCGAGGCGCTGGCCGGGGCACTGGACCACGAGGGCCCCTCCCGGCACTACGACGTCGGAGGGCCCGAGCAGCTGCGCTACGGCGCCCTGATCGAGCAGTACACCAAGCACGCCGGGCTCGAGCGGCCCCAGGTCGAGGTGCCACTGCTGCCCACCGCACTCGTCGGACAGCTGGTCGGCAGCCTGACCGACGTGCCCCAGCTGACGGTGGAGGCACTCGTGGAGAGCCTCCACCACGACATGGTCGCCGCGGACGACGACTTCCTCCGCCTGCTGTCCGACAGCCACCGGCTCGTCGGGCTCGAGGAGGCCTTCCGGCGGGCACTCGCCGAGCCGGTGTCGAGCCCCGAGGACGCCGACCCCATGGGCCCGATGCCGCAGGACCCGGTGTGGGCGAGCGGCGGGGACGAGCGGCCCGTGGCGGCCAAGGTGGCCGACGCGGTCAAGGACGTCCTGCCGCGCCCGTGA
- the map gene encoding type I methionyl aminopeptidase, with protein sequence MTVLAPASISPRRSVPPHIARPEYVDRPAPAPYDGPEVKDAETIERMRVAGRLAAQALQEVGRHVAPGVTTDELDRVGHEFLCDHGAYPSTLGYRGFPKSLCTSVNEVICHGIPDSRRIEDGDIVNVDITAFLDGVHGDTNATFLTPGVRQETRDLVGRTEEALRRGISAVKPGRRINVIGRVIEAYAGRFGYGVVREFTGHGIGTAFHSGLVVPHYDDPAYDDLIEVGMTFTIEPMLCLGTPQWDMWPDGWTVTTKDKRPSAQFEHTLLVTPDGAEVLTTTG encoded by the coding sequence GTGACCGTCCTCGCTCCTGCCAGCATCTCTCCCCGCCGGTCCGTCCCGCCACACATCGCCCGCCCGGAGTACGTCGACCGGCCCGCGCCCGCGCCGTACGACGGTCCCGAGGTGAAGGACGCCGAGACCATCGAGCGGATGCGGGTCGCGGGTCGGCTCGCCGCGCAGGCACTGCAGGAGGTGGGCCGCCACGTCGCTCCCGGGGTGACGACCGACGAGCTCGACCGGGTGGGTCACGAGTTCCTCTGCGACCACGGCGCCTACCCCTCCACCCTGGGCTACCGCGGCTTCCCCAAGTCGCTGTGCACCAGCGTCAACGAGGTGATCTGCCACGGCATCCCCGACAGCCGACGGATCGAGGACGGCGACATCGTCAACGTCGACATCACCGCCTTCCTCGACGGCGTCCACGGCGACACCAACGCGACCTTCCTGACCCCGGGGGTGCGGCAGGAGACCCGCGACCTCGTCGGGCGCACCGAGGAGGCCCTGCGACGCGGCATCAGCGCGGTCAAGCCCGGCCGGCGGATCAACGTGATCGGGCGCGTCATCGAGGCGTACGCCGGCCGGTTCGGCTACGGCGTCGTGCGCGAGTTCACCGGGCACGGCATCGGCACGGCGTTCCACTCCGGGCTGGTGGTCCCCCACTACGACGACCCGGCCTACGACGACCTCATCGAGGTCGGCATGACGTTCACCATCGAGCCGATGCTGTGCTTGGGCACGCCCCAGTGGGACATGTGGCCCGACGGCTGGACCGTCACCACCAAGGACAAGCGACCGAGCGCGCAGTTCGAGCACACGCTGCTGGTCACCCCTGACGGGGCCGAGGTCCTCACCACCACCGGGTGA